The genomic region GGATCTTCAACAGCATCAGCTTTAAGCTCAAAAGCTTTTTTAATACGCTGAGACTGAATCTCGAAAACAGCTATATCTGCTGATGTGATTCTTCTCAACAGAGCTAGGAACATTAATCCTATTGGGCCAGCACCAAAAATAGCTATCTTTCCAGACTCCCTAAAAGGCTTTATAACATCTAACCCGTGGAGAATACATGACAAGGGCTCAACCAAAGCAGCACGCTCAAAAGGTATGTTGCTAGAAACCCTATAGACTTGTGCAGCTGGAACAACAACTTTTTCAGCAAATCCACCAGGTCTTGTAACACCAACACCCTCCCAGTTCTCACAAAAATGCCTAGCCCCAATTCTACAGTAATAACACTTTCCACAAGCAATATTAGGATCAACAGCAACAAAATCACCAACAGACAATCCACTAACACCATCACCAACATCCACAACAATACCAGAAATCTCATGACCAGGTACAACAGGGTATTTCACCCTCGGCTCCTCACCTCTAAAAATATGCAAATCAGTTCCACAAACACCACAAGCCCTAACACCAACAACAACATCACCAACACCAGGCTTTGGATCCTCAACAACCTCTATACCACCATCAAAAGGTTTTCGAATAACAAGAGCCTTCATAAAACAACACCAGTTAATTGATTTTCTAATTGTAAACAGTTAAAAACTTATTAAAACGATAAATTTTTAAATCTTAATCATGTTATTTTTGGTTAGTCGGGTGAAATTTTGAGTAAACCTGTTGGAGCTTTAACAACTACTATATTGTTGGTCGTGTTAATTATATTATCCATTATATCAATAGCCTTGATATCTACATTACCTAGAACAGTGCCCACAGTTACAGTACCAATAACAGTACCCTCAGTAAGCGTATTAACAGTTACACAAGCTCAAGTAAGAACAGAAGTGAAAACAGTAACAGTTGGGCCAGGTGCTGGAGCAACTGTTACAACAACTGTGCCCACAACTGTTACTGTAACAGGTACACTTGCTGCCGCTCCTACATACCCATCGCTTGAGGAATGGGTAAAGAACATAGTAGCTAAATATAACCTTAAGGGTATAACGATAAAAATGGTTACTGAAAGCACACCTACAAGCCTATTCATACGAGATGTATTAGCACCAGAATTCTCAAAGGTGTCAGGAATAAATGCTATAGTAGAGACTGTATCATGGGATGAAATGTATAGAAAAACAGTAGCAACACTACAAGCTAAGACAACAGACTATGATGTGTTCTATATCGAGCAAGATATTGTTGGACAGTTTGGAGTATTAGGATGGTTAGAGGACTTGATGCCATATCTTTCTGACAAGGAATTGACATGGCCAGGATACGACCCTGCTGACCTATATACATTGAACCAATATTACTTTAGAGGCAAGCTTCTGGCAATTCCTTTTGAAGCATTCCTAAAAATATATGTCTATAGAAAAGACCTCTTTGAGAAATATGGGATAAAGCTTCCAGAAGTTCTAACCTGGGACTTTGTAAAGAATGTTGCAGAATTCTTTGGTGCAGGAACAAAGGAACCTGGAGTATATGGATGGGTTGCACAAGCAGCTTCTCACCCATGTCTATGGTTCGAAATGGTTGAAAGTATTTGGCCCACATTTGGAGTTCATTATTGGGGTATTTCAAATGATCTAAGTCATGTATACTTTAATAATACTTGTGGTAAAAAGGCATTTAGACTCTACATTGAACTCCTTAAATATGCCCCACCAGGTGTAACATCATATACTTGGGATGAAGTGGGAGCAACATTTACAAGAGGTGGTGCAGTACAAGGACTAATGTATGCAGAATTCTTTGGAACAATATTTAAACAGAATCCAGCCATGATAGGCAAGTATGGTGTTGCTTATCCACCAATTGATCCAGCATGTTATAAAGGTGGTTATATAGGATACTTTGATGGGGGTGGAATGGGTATTAACCCGTATATACCACGAGAGAGAAAGATTGCAGCATGGCTATTTATACAGTGGGTTACCAGCAAGGATAGTGTTAGGAAAATGGCTGAGGGTGTCACAACTACTATAGTTAGATGGTCTGTGATACAAGAACTAGGGCCAAAGCTTGATGAGAAATATGGTTATGGATATTGGGCGTTGATGATGAAAGCTATTAGAGAAAATGTCTTTAGAGGTGCTCCACCAACACCAACATATGATATTGCAACCACAACTGAGCTATTCACAACTCTACACAAAGCCGTTACAGGAGAGATGTCTCCTGATGAAGCATTAGACAAAGCTGCACAAATCGTATTATCAGTATTGGCAAAGTGGCGCGACGTATATGGAATATTACCACCATACTCGTAAGCTTTATATTAGGTTGCACATCTAGCTAAAAATTCAAAATATTTTTAAATTTTCTAAATAATGCAAAAGTGAGTTTATATAACCATGATAATAGTAAATGTTATATATGTTTAACATTTTTAAGTTAGGTACAGATAATTTTAATGCTAATAATATTCATGAAAATTTTTAATCTGAAGCCAAATATTTTGTATAATTAAATAAATTGCTTAGTAAAGTCAGAAAAG from Ignisphaera cupida harbors:
- a CDS encoding alcohol dehydrogenase catalytic domain-containing protein; the encoded protein is MKALVIRKPFDGGIEVVEDPKPGVGDVVVGVRACGVCGTDLHIFRGEEPRVKYPVVPGHEISGIVVDVGDGVSGLSVGDFVAVDPNIACGKCYYCRIGARHFCENWEGVGVTRPGGFAEKVVVPAAQVYRVSSNIPFERAALVEPLSCILHGLDVIKPFRESGKIAIFGAGPIGLMFLALLRRITSADIAVFEIQSQRIKKAFELKADAVEDPTKIDLHKFAMEFTSGRGFNIVIDATGSINAISRIFKLDIVAPQAKILIFGVAPPGKKVELEPYLLYRKEVTIAGAIVNPYTTQRAVELIAKMPELDTIIDRIDLEEALNILKGTSRKSYIKPVVVF
- a CDS encoding extracellular solute-binding protein, producing the protein MSKPVGALTTTILLVVLIILSIISIALISTLPRTVPTVTVPITVPSVSVLTVTQAQVRTEVKTVTVGPGAGATVTTTVPTTVTVTGTLAAAPTYPSLEEWVKNIVAKYNLKGITIKMVTESTPTSLFIRDVLAPEFSKVSGINAIVETVSWDEMYRKTVATLQAKTTDYDVFYIEQDIVGQFGVLGWLEDLMPYLSDKELTWPGYDPADLYTLNQYYFRGKLLAIPFEAFLKIYVYRKDLFEKYGIKLPEVLTWDFVKNVAEFFGAGTKEPGVYGWVAQAASHPCLWFEMVESIWPTFGVHYWGISNDLSHVYFNNTCGKKAFRLYIELLKYAPPGVTSYTWDEVGATFTRGGAVQGLMYAEFFGTIFKQNPAMIGKYGVAYPPIDPACYKGGYIGYFDGGGMGINPYIPRERKIAAWLFIQWVTSKDSVRKMAEGVTTTIVRWSVIQELGPKLDEKYGYGYWALMMKAIRENVFRGAPPTPTYDIATTTELFTTLHKAVTGEMSPDEALDKAAQIVLSVLAKWRDVYGILPPYS